A DNA window from Bacillus carboniphilus contains the following coding sequences:
- the sstT gene encoding serine/threonine transporter SstT, producing the protein MKNMVLKWNQVSLVKRILLGLVIGMVLALTIPEATKWVSIFGDLFVGALKAIAPILVLFIVMHAISKHRSGQKTNMKSILVLYALGTFLAGLVGVVASYLFPVTLTLTTGAEDLTPPSGIVEVIQTLLFNIVDNPVNALINANYIGILAWAILLGVLLRNAADSTKDMLENFSNAISTLVKWVINFAPIGIMGLVFNAIATNGLSALLDYGKLLFVLLGCMFFVALIVNPIIVYLHIRKNPYPLVFTCLKESGMTAFFTRSSAANIPVNMRLCEKLDLDKNTYSVSIPLGATINMAGAAITISVLTLATVHTLNVEVDMATAVILIILSAVSAAGASGVAGGSLLLIPLACSLFGISNDIAMQVVGVGFIIGVLQDSCETALNSSTDALFTATAEYAKERKEGENMMIRSSKAS; encoded by the coding sequence ATGAAAAATATGGTACTCAAGTGGAACCAAGTAAGTCTAGTAAAACGAATACTTTTGGGATTAGTGATTGGTATGGTATTGGCCTTAACGATTCCGGAAGCAACAAAATGGGTCTCCATTTTCGGTGATTTATTCGTAGGTGCCTTAAAAGCTATTGCCCCAATCTTAGTCTTGTTCATTGTGATGCACGCCATCTCTAAACATAGAAGTGGCCAAAAAACGAATATGAAATCGATCCTTGTCCTATATGCCCTTGGTACATTTTTAGCTGGATTAGTTGGTGTTGTTGCAAGCTATCTGTTTCCAGTTACATTAACACTTACGACAGGTGCTGAAGATTTAACTCCTCCTAGCGGTATTGTAGAAGTGATACAAACATTGTTGTTTAACATTGTTGATAACCCGGTTAATGCCCTCATCAATGCCAATTATATTGGTATCTTAGCTTGGGCCATCCTGCTCGGTGTTTTATTAAGAAATGCAGCCGATTCGACTAAAGACATGCTGGAGAATTTTTCGAATGCGATATCTACTTTAGTGAAATGGGTAATCAATTTTGCGCCAATCGGAATTATGGGACTTGTCTTTAATGCCATTGCAACGAACGGGCTTTCAGCATTACTTGACTATGGAAAATTACTTTTCGTTCTACTAGGCTGTATGTTCTTTGTAGCTCTTATCGTGAATCCAATTATCGTTTATCTCCATATTCGTAAAAATCCATATCCTCTAGTCTTTACATGCTTAAAAGAAAGTGGAATGACAGCATTCTTTACTCGCAGTTCAGCTGCAAACATTCCAGTGAATATGAGATTGTGTGAAAAACTAGATTTGGATAAGAATACGTATTCGGTATCCATCCCATTGGGTGCGACGATTAATATGGCAGGTGCAGCAATTACGATTTCTGTCTTAACACTGGCTACTGTTCATACACTTAACGTTGAGGTCGATATGGCTACAGCGGTTATTCTTATCATCCTTTCCGCAGTATCCGCTGCTGGTGCTTCAGGTGTTGCTGGTGGATCTCTATTACTCATTCCCCTAGCTTGTAGCTTATTCGGGATTTCAAATGATATTGCTATGCAAGTCGTAGGTGTTGGTTTTATCATCGGTGTTTTACAGGACTCTTGTGAAACTGCACTAAATTCATCCACTGATGCACTCTTTACTGCGACAGCAGAATATGCAAAAGAGCGTAAAGAAGGCGAGAACATGATGATTCGTTCAAGTAAGGCGAGCTAA